tataaaatatgtaaatatcatTCAcagaataataaaacaataaaaatcagtGTGCCTACCAcccaagttaaaaatagaacctATAATATCTTGAAAGACCTCCTATCTGTccctttccaattttatttccttttctttccttaccATCCACAAATCACCATTATCTTGATTTCTGTGCTGATCTTTCTTTAGAGTTTTGCCACTTACATATGTACCCCTGGATAATGcattgctttgttttaaaaagctAAGTAGCAAATCAAAACTTAGCTGTGTAAGTGAAGGGCAGTATTGTCACTATCAGATCAAGGCTTTTAGGGGAAGATAAATTGAACAGATTCTTTAGGTCATAGCTTGGCTTTAGTTTCTCTGATAATTTATAAAAGCCAATTCTGGGGAAGACAGTGTGCAAGGTCATGAATGAATCCTGGAAAAGAGGGTCCAGTGCAGTCAGGGCATCCGACAGGGCTGTTGTGAGCCCGATCCTGGATGTCTGGCAGAGTGGTCTGCTCTCTGTTTCCTGTGTCTAAGCTCTCCGTGGCTTCCCTCAGCCCTCTGGAGTTGATCAAAGCCCAACCCATGGGAGTGGGGTGGTTTAAAATAAGCATCAGCTGATCAGTTCACCAGGGCGTGGAGGGGAGAACAGAAATTTCATTAGGTTTGGTCAAAATCAGATAAGTACAGAAAAGAACCTGGACCAAACTGATTTAGGCAGTCTGCTGGTATTAACAGCAGTGGGAATCTTGGTACTGACAACCCTCAATGTCTGTCTCGGCTCATAGTACTCAGATCTGGTGCACAGCTGACATTCCTAGTATTTCCTTTCACCTCTCTCCTTTCTTGGGTCTACTTTCCCCTGTATTTTTATATGCCATTTCTtcgtcttttttcttcttcttcttctctaattTTGTTGAAGTGCATCCTCCAGTAAGTTCTTGAGAAATGCATgtgggaaataaatattttagtaatttgcatatacaaaaatattctgtttcaGTTGATAGTTTGGTGGATAGACAATTCTAAGTTgtagatattttttcctttagaattttgaaggcattacTCTATTGTCTTCTTGCTTCCAGTATTGCtgttaaaaagaaatccaaagccACTCTGATCCTTTATATGTAATCCTATGGTCTCCCTCTCTGGAAGCCTGTAGAAATTGTTTTCTGTGTTCCTTGGTGTGGGTCTATTTTAATTCATTGTGCTGAACACAGTGGATACACACTaggtttttaaaatctgttgACTCTTGTCcttcagttctgggaaattttcttgacTTATTTCACCAGTGAATTTCTTGCAATTATTTTCACTGTTTTCCGTTTCTAAAAATCCCATTATTCTGGACTTTCTCCTATTCTTTTATCCAGTTTGCCATCTttgtcttttgctcttctttctagGAAGTTTTATCTCaactttgtttatatttatagttttattctccttgcattgtttctatttcttcaagttggttttatctgtttgttttgctttgatcTCTATCTTCTATATTAAGAGACTTCTCAGATCCCTGGTAGTCCTTGATACCTGCTCTTGAATAAGACTAAAAAGCTGATAGGACGTTTTGTAAACATGAAGGCATGCCAACTTTCAACTTCACTGTTGGAAGATCTGGATGGGCTCTGTGTTGGGGAAGCCCTAATGTCAACGTCTTTGGGCTTTTTCTCCTGGGCTGGTCAGATTCCATAGAGAAGGGTCTTATACTGGCCGGCCTAGAGGGTGAGGGTCTGACTGCCGGAGCTGTCGCAGTGGTCTCTGTATTCAGTATGAATATATTTACTTCATCCCTGTTTTCAGTCCTTTTCTCTCCAGAGATTGTCTCCAAATATCTGCCCACTTAGGAGAAGTGTGGTTGCGCTATGGTGTGGAGTTGGGGAATGAATTTAGGGAACTAACTTCTTAAAACAGCTTTCTCAGTAATCGTTATTTTAGCCCCACCCTGCAGAGTTTATCCTTGGTTCTAGGGGTACCTGGCACTGTCAGTTTATGTGCCCTTGAGGATTCTGTGGTGTGAATTGTGTTGGATCTCAGCTTTCCCCGCTGTTAGCTTGAAGCTTCTCAATCAGCCAAGTGAAGCTCAACCCGCTGCTTTCTCGGTCACCGCATTTTGTTCTGTCGTCTGCTCTCAGGGTTTccctacttttttctttattctaattttaaGTTAAGTGTGTAGGTTTAAGCTACCACCTTAGTGCAGATTTGTGCTCTGGTTTTATAAGCTAATAGGCTTAGTTTGTCGGGCAGTAGAGGGAGCTTCTTGCTATGGACCTTGGTTTGAATAGCACCTGCCCacgtgtttgttttgttttgaagtggTTTCTCTCCTTTTAACATCGTCTTTTCCGATGAAGCTCTTTTGATTTACAATCAATAGTTTGTTTTCCAAAAGCTCATCATACAGGGTATTATATTAATGGTTAAAATTTTAGTCGAGATGTTGAAGGCAACTTTTACTGCAGTCTTAGGGGAGGTTGCAAGTCAGATGGCTGTGGGTCATTTTCTAGGCTACATTGAGTTAGAGCAATTCCAGAAActgcagaggaggaaagaatAGCCTATCCTTAACTCTATATGAATTGTATTTTGTGAACAGGTAATAAGTGTGAACAGTGTGTTTCCACCAGGATTATGCTATGATGACCAATACAGAGCTGAATGCAGTTAGTGATCTCCACCAACGCTTGCCCAAATTTGAAGACATGGCATATACACTGCACTTGTTATTGGAGTTTTCTATCAAGTTTTTACCAACATCATTTGATTTAAGGTCCTTATTATATTTAGGGTATGTAAACTTTCAAGAGCTGACAGCTTATGTACCTTAAACAGAATCGTGAGACATATCCTttgtcacatgtggctatttccGCTCAAGTGTTCTATCCAAGTGAAAGATGACCGAGGACATTAGcatgaattctttaaaaaaccaaataCTTATTTTGTCACAAAAATCAGTACTTACTTCTTTGTGCTGAACGCATTATTAACTTAGTCTAGACATAGCCTTTAGACATGCAGGcaatttcctaccaggaagagccgcctttgaaaattcatttctaaaattgtttCTGAACAAACTGATTTAAAGAAATGAGTACATGATTAGAAAAATATCCCTTTAAAGGGTAAGATAACTGTTTCTATTGGTGGTAACCCAAATAATTTGGGAAAGAACATAAACATTGGCCCAAATGTTCAAGGCACATCTAATAAGAATTggtcattttaaagaatatattctgCATTTGATCCATCTCTGAGGGAAACCGGGTGTGTTAAGCAGCTGTTTGTAAGTGGAGTCCTTGCACTTCCTTCCACAACTTCCCTTCAGAGTTGATGGAAGTAGGTGTATAAAACCAATAGAGGTTAATAGGCCAAATAGAACTTTTTTGTGTGTAGGCTGGTTGATTTTAAAACTCTAAGGCTCATAAATAACTCATAagagaatttaaagaaacaatgatctgtggcttttttgttttcagctttcgtatttgcaaaactgaaatacaATTGATAAAATGCCTAAGGTCCAGAAGATTACATATCgtccagaagatttttttttaatgttgtttcagTGGTGTAAATTCCTCGGCTTTTATCAGTCTCCGTAATATGCAAAAAGTAGGTAAACAGGCCCCAAAAAGTTGAGTTTTGTCCTGGGTCACAGATTTAATAGCAGAGCTAAAGCTAGTTGTTAACCATTCTCAGTTACATTTATGCATAACCTTGGTCATACTCCCTTTCTGTTCCAAGGCTCCAAGTGCTTTGCCACCTCTCTTGTTTACAAGAAATGACTAAGATGAGGGTGAGATGATTTGTTTCCCTCTTATTTTAGCTAAGTGGTGGTAGAAGAAAGGGTATGAAGAGATACTGCTTGCCCCAAATCATAGAGTGTGAGTCGAAGGTTAGTTGGGAAATAGAGCCCTTAGGGACTTCTTGACTATTTTATGCTTATACTGACTGTTGTTGACATTGAATTAGATCACCAAGTTAGCCAGGATCTTCTGGATTTTGTGCAGATAAGGAACAAGGGACAAGGTaattgtcttcaaatatttgaaggacaGTTACGTAGGAGAGGAAAAAGCATGAAGGACACAAGTGGGACTAAGATGTGAAAGGGAAATTTGAGTTTAATTTAGTCTAACATTTCTTCCAAACATCTGCTTTGGGCTGGGCCTTATGCCAGGTGCTTCAGGAGGTACGAAGATAAGATGATTCCTGCTCTCTTACTCTGAAAAAGTTTGGATAATCAACTCTAAAACTAAGACCGGATGTAAATGTCTGAAGTACAAAATGTCAAAGTAGCTCAAAGAAGTGAGAGCTTTGGATAAGCTGAGACTTGGGTGAGGGGACAGCCTGAGCAAAGAAAGCCCTCGTGATGAGCTTGCGTAGGGCGTATTTGGGGGTTGCATCTCAGTTTGGAAGGAACCTGGGTTTGTGCAGGGCACTTTTGAGAGAGGAGGCCTCGGGGTGTACGGGGCACTGCTTTTGTTGAAAATGGGCCACTGACAGTTTCTGTTTCAGGAGAGAGACATGATAGGATTGTGTTTTATAAACACACAGCCCTAGGCGGGAATGGTGAAGATGGGAGAGACACTGAGGTGGGGTTCTTTAGGTTAATGAGAAACCCCAAGAACCTGGGGTTTGGCCTCAAAGGGACTGTTGATGACCCCCTGAAATTTTCTGCAAAATactgtatgtgcatgtgtgtttcatcaaaacataaaaaagcCCATGATGCAATAAAAGGTCTAGCTAGTAAACTAGAGAAATAGTCCAGGTGAATGTTACTGGTGGATAAGGGGGGgtgggaaagagaaggggaaataattcaaaagatatTTCAGAATCTTGAATTTTTGCAAGTTACaggtaaaggatttttttttaaggtatttcaGAAATGTATTTAGGTTTCTCCTAGATCCTCCACTGGACTTTAAGCTCTGAGAGCAGGGAACACATCTACCTGTTAACCATTCTAGTCCCAGCACTTAGCAAAGGGCCTGGCATATTGTAgcctctcaataaatgtttacctgAATGAGCGTGAAATGTAGTGTGCCTGTGGTTTTCAGCCAGATAACTGGAATAAGTAACTGTATTGTGCTTAAAAGAACTGTGGACTCATGAAAAGGAAGTAGTTTAAAAGGAAggctattcctttttttaaaaaataaatttacttattatttttggctgtgttgtgtctttgttgctgcatgctggttttctctagttgtggcgagcgggggctactctttgatgcagtgtgcgggcttctcattgtagtggcttctcttgttgcagagcacgggctctaggcgcgtgggcttcagtagttgtggcacgcaggctcagtagttgtggctcgcaggctctagagcgcaggctcagtagttgtggcccatgggcttagttgctccatgacatgtgggatcttcccagaccagagattgaacccgtgtctcctgcattggcaggcggattcttaaccactgcgccaccagggaagtccctaaaaggaaggcgattctttttttttttttttttttaaagcacttgttatcatttaATGAATCTCCCACCACGTGGCTTCAAGCTACCAGGACACAAGCCCCACCGACACCCTTAATCTTCTCCTCAGCTCTTCTGCTGAAGAATTTGGCCTTCACGATGACAGGCTGCTTTGGGagctttcccttccccagaaCTTTGTAGTAACCCGATCGCACCACATCAATGATAGGAGCAGCTCCAGTCTTGTTCTTGGCAGCATTTACCCGTGTCTGCTCACTGACCAAGGTCCACAATTTATCAAGGTTGACAGTTGGGCAGAAGCTCTGGTTCCTCTTTAAGTGGTAATGCCTCATACCAACTTTCCCAAAGTATCCTGGGTGATATTTGTCGAAGTTGATCCTGTGGTGATGCATGCCACCAGCATTACCGCGGCCTCCCGGGTGCTTCCGGTGTTTGCCGATGCGGCCGTGGCCGTGGCTCACGTGCCCCCTAAGTTTCCGGGTCTTCCTTAGTCTGGATGGCATGTCAGCGACCGAGACGAAAAAGAGGAAGGCGATTCTTATCGAATTTGTTGAGTTAGAGGTTTCAGCAGGTCATCCAGGTGGAGGTGTCCAGGAAATAATTGGAAATTTGGATGTGGAGCTTAGGAGAAAGgctaaaagtaaatatatatatatagttttggaGTCATCTTTACAGTGGAGAGAAGTGAGATAGAAATCTTGGGAAAAATAGAGATTAGTGGTCTGACATGACGGAGAACTGAGTATATGGTGTCGATGTAGGACCATTTCTAGGCAAGACTTATTCAAAATGGCATCCTGTATCAGGGTTTCATCAGGAAATCAGGGATGTTACAACCACTGGAAGGGCTGGGAGAGGAAAGATCAGGAGGACCTCGCTGGCTTTCAGGGGATCTGGAAGCACTGTGGCCCCAGGAAAGCCTTCGCCAAGGAGCTTTCTCTCAGCTGCCTGCAGCGCCAACTTGGTGATTCTCAGGAGGGCTCTGGAAAGTAGCTACCAAAACCCCACGTTTGCCAGTGGCCACCCACCACCCACAGCTGCCAATTCTAGGAGTTAGACTTCTTTCTCACCTTacaaatttcacttttttaattaatttatttatttttgttgtgttgcgtcttcgtttctgtgcgagggctttctctagttgtggcaagaggggccactcttcatggcggtgcgcgggcctctcactatggcggcctctcttgttgcggagcacaggctccagacgcgcagcctcaatagttgtggctcacgggcctagttgctccgcggcatgtgggatcctcccagaccagggctcgaacccgtgtcccctgcattagtaggcagattctcaaccactgcgccaccagggaagcccacaaatttcACTTTTGTGCCTCTTATCTGCAGGGTCTAACCTGGGATCCTGTTGGAGGGAACCTGAGAACTGTGATGCGGAAGGGAGGGTAGCAGGATGTAGGGTTGATGATTAATTGTCAGCAGACAAGCTAGCACCTGCGGTTTAGAGCATCTAAAATGGGTTATGTCACTTCCCTTCAAAACTCTCCAAAACCCCCCACTCCCAATACCTTCATAGTGAAGTTTAAGTTTTGCTAGTGTGGTACCCAGGGCCTTCTTCCGGACAGACAGTGATACTCTCTGTTTCATGTGACTGTCTGTCTGTTCCACACATTTCTGTTCTCTCAATCTGGAATGGAGAACACCAGTCTTATCCTCACCCTGGTAATCTCCTTGAAGACATCTCTCAAATTTAGGTGGTCCTACTCCTGTTGTACCTTTTGTATGAAGAAGggatgttttgtttctttctgtccaCGTGTTCCCAGGGCTTAGCATACTGCCTGCCATCCTGTTTGAATAAATGAGGCAAGGAAGGAAACTTTGGGTGGTGGGGTACTAGTAAATTTTACAGGTAGGCGATCAGTAATGATCTTCCAAGAACTGGTTTTAATCCAGAGGAGGTACTGAAAGCCTGTGGCAGTAGGTTGAAGcatgaaggatgaataggaattAAAGGATTAGACATAATGTATGGCAAAGATGTTTGATGAAGAGATGGTGACAACACAATCTGAGAGGCAAAAGCAGAGTCAAGGCAGCTTcctgcccgcccccgccccgcccgtcCCCAGGAAACCGTAAGCCTGTTAGAAGTCAGAGCAGACAAAACTATTGGGAAAAGTAAATTTGAACAAGAATGCCAAATTGACTCAAGAGCACACGTGAAGGTTTACTCTTAGGAAGAGGGATACTTTTTCCTCCAAGATAGTAGCAAATAAGACAGAGGGTTTTGAGGTAAATATAAGAAATCTTAAGGGAATCCATAAACTCAGTATAATGAGAAGGCCAGAGGTAGAATCAGGATTTGGAGCTTAAGAACATACAAAATGGACAAGTAGCACTTTGGAAAATGTAGCAGGAAGGCAGGAGaatgcataaaaaaaaaagtggtaaacaAGTAGCAAGGGGTCTGAAATAGACCCCATCAGAATAATTTGATGTCGCCCCAAAATACTTATCAGTCTTacagcaaagaaaggaaaggaggtggTGGAGAGTACCAGGAGTTTTAATAAATAGACGTGGCAAAAAAATCCTGGGTTTGGGGCTTTGGGAGGGGTGAAGGTATCCAAGTGCCCTCACCACCAGGTTTGGGCCCACAGAAGGCTGACAGTAGGGGGTGCTCTTGAACCATGCTTCAGTCTCCTGGGACAGGGCTAGGTGTTCATGAAGCTGTGCACACAAACTAAACAGCCTGTTCTGGGGCAGAGCCATATGGGGGAATGCCACACCAGCTCAGAAGCTGGACCTCTCTATGATCTCTAAAGTTTCTTCCAAAATTCAAGATTTTATGACTGTTTTGGGGTGGCCAGAGATCAGGGTGTGGTCCATCTGAGAAAGTACCTCTGAAAACCCCAGTTATCGGGGTGAAAAAGCTATCAGGGTAAAGGGCAGGAAGGTGACTCTGTGTCCCCAGGCCAACCTCGTCCATCAGCCCCACGTGCCTCCTCCTGTGTAGGGCCGCCTCCCTGGGTGGAGAGAAGTGGACTGGTCCTGGGAGAGGCACTTGGAGCCAGGCGTGGCTTCGTGGGCTTCCCTCAAGGCAGCAGAGGTCACATGTCAGGCCCTTCCGGCACCTTCCAGTCAGCTTGCCTTTCCTCCCACCCTGGGATGTCAGCACCACGGACAGGACTCAAGCCCAGTCCTGGGAAGGTGAGATCTGTTCAGGATTCAGGCCAAGCAGAAGGCAGGCCAATTCCCGtctccaggaaggagagagatggtGATGATTCCTCCACTGGGTGTCACTGCTCCCCTCGTTCTCTATCACACAGGCTCTGGCAGACTGCAAGGTGAT
The genomic region above belongs to Lagenorhynchus albirostris chromosome 8, mLagAlb1.1, whole genome shotgun sequence and contains:
- the LOC132524117 gene encoding large ribosomal subunit protein uL15 is translated as MPSRLRKTRKLRGHVSHGHGRIGKHRKHPGGRGNAGGMHHHRINFDKYHPGYFGKVGMRHYHLKRNQSFCPTVNLDKLWTLVSEQTRVNAAKNKTGAAPIIDVVRSGYYKVLGKGKLPKQPVIVKAKFFSRRAEEKIKGVGGACVLVA